The Leishmania panamensis strain MHOM/PA/94/PSC-1 chromosome 23 sequence DNA window GCGCTGCACAGCATCGTAAATGCGCTGCAAATAAATGTGTGGCCGACCCCTTATTCTTCACTCTCCACCctcgcctccttctctttcctctctcgaCACAATCCTTCAACCGTGGTGGTTCCGGGTGAACCTTCTCTGCTGTGGTCCGCGACGGCTGTTTTGCGTCTACGTGTCCATCTACGTCATGTCTACCTCGCACTTCAGAGCCCTCCGCCTTTCACTGCTCACCTTCAGCCCtgttccttctctctcccctcagAGCACCACGGTAAGCCGCAGTGTTTCTCCACCACCCTTTTCCACACTACCTTCATGTCTGTACCAAAAAAGATCTACATTGCTGGCCCCGCTGTGTTCCATCTTGACCACGGCGATGCTTACTACACAAAAGTAAGGGCACTgttgaaggagaagggggttGTGCCGCTCATCCCAGTGGACAACACTGTCAGCGGTGCGCTCAACATCCGCAACAGCAACCTCGAGATGATACAGGCATGTGACGCCGTGATCGCCGATCTTTCTCCGTTCCGCTCCAAGGAACCCGACTGCGGAACCGCGTTCGAGCTCGGctacgcagcagcgctggggAAGGTGCTGCTGACTTTTTCCACCGATACACGATCCATGGTGGAGAAGTACGGTGGCCAGATGGCGGAGGGCCTCTCCGTTGAGGACTTTGGATTGCCGTTTAATCTGATGCTGCACAACGGGACGGATGTGTTCGACTCCTTTGAGGCGGCCTTTGGACACTTTTCTGAGAAGCTCCTTTCCCAGTGAACTCATGTATGGTATTCTTTTTCCGTTTCTCATCTCCCAacccccctctttctgttgcCTCTTACCGCTTCTAAGTTGACTGCAAGCGCATAACGGGGGAAGAAGCGCACTAAAATGACCAGAAGACCTTCCGTACCCGGCAGGTCTCTACGTGCTTCTTGGCTGCAGTGACCAAAAACAGTTCTGCTGAGGTATCTCGCTCTGCCCTCACGGTGGCACGAGTGTTTACAGCAGCACATTGAAAAAATAATAAGAACGACTGCGCCTCTATACGCAGAGGGCGTGCGTTGGTGTGCTCTGGACAACGTGCGCACAGACTCACCTAAACACGAACGCACACCAGGCGCGAAGCAACCGTTCTCCCCTGAGCTCTTCCTATGACTCATTGCCATGCGCATTTGATCTGCGCACCTCTTTCCACCAAGACGAGAGTCGGTAGCCACAcactttcttttccttcacctcctttaAACCGTTGACCCCTCTTGTTGGCTCAGCGCAAAGCTCGCCATGtgcatcggcggcggtgctgctatGCTTCAAGAATGAcccttccacctctccttTTGTTCTTTGCTCGCTCTGACTCTCGAGCACTCCTGATGCCACAGCGCCAGTCTCCTCTGCGTCCGCGGAGGTTCTCTTTTGTCGAGCACTTGGCCAGTCAAACTTATCTCAGAGATCAGTTCGCATACCAACCACCGtcattctctcctctcttcctcctctcctctttccacctAAGCGCATCCCCAACTCGTGCCGCTcgccgctcctccttcctctagAGTGTACATCACAACTCTGCCCGAAGATAAAAATATCAGCGGCCACCGCCATAGTAGGTGTGAAGGTGTACCAGGGGACCCCCCTCGAAGGATCGGTATGCCTAATTGCCGCAGGAGAAGTTCCCCCAAGGCACTAGCAGCATTTTCATCAGTGAGTCGCAGCAATTTTTCATTCTGCAAGTCGGTGTCTACGCTTGCACTTGCCCTTCCATGGCGTGTAGGTCTACAACTTCTCCGTAATAAAGCTGCCAGAGAAGTACAGCTTCACATGGGCGAAGATGTCGTCGATTACCATCTTCTTCCTGAGCTGccttgctctcttccttcttgcCGGGGATTCTGACGTCTACGAAGCACAATCGTGCGCTCAATCGGCATGatcgctcccctctcccctggTGTCATCCTGTTTGGAATGACATTTGGAGGCGTAGTGGAGAGAAGTGTTACCGGATTTACGATCTTCACATCCCATGGGGTCAAGGGCAGGATCTTCGACATCGTTAGTTTCATGACCGTCTTGACCATCTTTCcaagcagccgcggcgccatGCTCGCCATAACGAGGACAAGTGTCGGCCTCGGCTTCGACATCTTCGGCTTTATCCAGTTCCGCTTTCTCTAGTACAGCAACAGTGGGCTCTTCTACTTTATGCCCGCCTTGGTCGTCATTATGAAGTTGCTGCGCATCGATTATTGTGCTGCTACCGCTCTACCCAATGACCAGCTACAAGGAGACCCTCACGGACATGAATGCTGCAAGGCCTTCGGCGACGCGTGTATACCTGGGGAAGACGCCCTTTCCTTGTTCGTATGATTTTGTCTTTCCTTTGTTGGCGGCATTCATGGTCTTCATCTCAAACCAGAGTTCTGCCGCCGCGTACTGGTCACTTAGGTGTCCGCGCATGATCTCATTTTCCTTTCCGACCATTGGGATTGTGCTGCTGTACAGTCTGATTGCCACGCCACTGCGTTGATttggcagaggcagcaccagcaacaGCTACCTTCTCGTGGCAGGCAAAGCAGCGCCTATGCGGCACACCAAAAGTATGAAACAACTGACTCGGAGTACAGCAGAGAGGCCACAAACTGGCCTTATTGCACCTCAGTTTCAATCCACATTCCGTcacagccccccccccccgctcctgctgccgaCGATGGCTTATTCACTTCGTCTTTGGCACTCAGCTGGTATTTTTCGTCACGACCCGCTTGGtctcagccgctgctgcggagacTCGTAAGGGCCCCGGAGCATCCGTGCTTCTTACGGCGTTTGACAGTGCTGGCAGAGCATTCGGCCGAATTGTCATGAACAGCTTCGACATGTGGTCGCCGACGTGCAAGCCGGTTCAGCAGCTTCCACTCCCGGTTTCCCTGCTGCTTACTTCCACCGCGGTTCTGGAGGGGCTTCTCATGCTGCTCTATGTGCTGGAGTAGCGACTGTTGGCAGCCTTTCGTCTGGTCGCGTTGGGTAACCGCTTCTCGGTCGTTGCTATCGTCCTCGCAACGTGTAACTTGTACGCCTAGTACGTGGCGAGTCCCTACGAGTGCGTACGGCTTTCCTTCCTGGTCCATGCAGAGCTACTGAGCCAGCTATTACGCGGCACGGTGTACACAACGGAAACGAGGGTGCAACACAGAAACCTGTGCTTCAGTCGGCAGCGCATCCTCGTTCCCTCCGTCATCGTGATCTGCCTGTTCTTTACAAGCCTACCCTTCGAGCTGTACATACACCTCAAGTACAAGGCCTCCTGTGATGATTCTCTGGTAGTACAAAACACACGGGTGAGGAGCTACTCTGTTTTGACACTCGCCACTCCATCACTTTTATGTAGCTTAACGCTCATTCACAAAGCCAACTGGTCAGTGCATGCGCCTCTGTTCTTCGCTTTGTGTATGTTGCTCTCATATCCTTCCTTTTCCGCTGCTTGGTTTCTGCTACTCTGTATtcacttttttcttttgccaTGCGCGTCTTGTAGTATTCATGGAATGCACAGAAAGTTGAAGGCATCGCTTGgttccccctcttcatcctccCTCTGCTTCCAGACTTACACGATTCTCAACGCTGTGGGCTGATCACAGGCGCACACTCGCCCAAAACCTTCAGTTTTTCTCAAGACAAACTCGATAACCGACAATCGCGCATACCATAAAGTCGGTACCACTCACAACTCAAATATAAATGCTCTCGTCCATGTGTGAAGCGAACAGCaaagcagcatcagcagaaaaaaagagaaagcacaGTAAGCCGGCCGGTAACACGATCACAACAGCACAGAATACGTGAGAACAGATcaggggagggaaggcgacCTCTCTGCTCCCtaattttctttttttcttctccgcatTACTTCCAACGGACAGAAGTGCCacacttcctctcttcctcttctcgggTCTCTATACTTTCTCGCCTTCGTCTTGCTTCACCGTTATTTCCATGATGTAAGTTGTCTCAAAGAACGGATGCGGCGCTtttctgctctttttttcctaTTTACTgcttgtgtttcttcttgcGACACGCTCTCTCGACTCCTATAAGTGAACGCGCCCACACTCATTACGCATGGATATCGTTTTTGCCTTCGGTCTCTCTGATCGTTTTGCACATTTCAGATTTCTCCGTTGTAAGATCCTCTTACTGtctctgttttctttctttccttttcgtttcaGTGCGCATTCTTGCTCATTACCCCTCCTGCTTTTCCGCTTCCATCCGCTTCCATGCCTGGCACGCAAGGTGCTGTTCACAACTTGGTAGGAGAGCTACTGGGCCTCGGTAAAAGGTGGGAATTAGGGGAAAAGACAGCGTCTCAACAGGTTTGCTGTCCTAGTAGCATAACCgccgatacacacacaaaaaaaacgCTGACATCTCAATGGTCAAGGCAGAGTTGCGAAACTTTTTTCGCCGCGCTTAGACATCGCACCGTCCGCACATTCACCTACCCACGTGATTCAAACAAAAAACAAGTATGCTTGCGTAGCTTCCACGTATATGTTTCACACCTCGAAGACGGAAGGTCGCATTCCCACTTAGAAGTCTTTGCACGCCGCATTGCCTCTGCAATACTGGGGATGTTCCCGACTTCCTCTGTGTTGCTACCATAGACAACTCTTCATCATGTCCTTTTACTCCCCGCCACTAACCGTACCGTGTCTgattttcttctcttcttcacatCCTTCTGTACTGTCACTTTCCACTGATGATTATCTTCTGCTTAGCCCTCTACCACAATAGCCTTTTCACCTCTACATTAACCACCATGGCCAAGGGTAAGCGCTCCGCTGACGCCAAGGGCAGCCAGAAGCGCcagaagaaggtgctgcgcgacaacATCCGCGGCATCACGCGCGGCTGCATCCGCCGCATGgcgcgccgcggtggcgtgaAGCGCATCTCGGGCGACCTCTACGAGGAGATGCGCCGCGTGCTGAAGGTCTATGTGGAGGACattgtgcgctgcagcacggcctACACCGAGTACGCGCGCAAGAAGACAGTGACGGCGAGCGATGTCGTGAACGCGCTACGCAAGC harbors:
- a CDS encoding nucleoside 2-deoxyribosyltransferase, putative (TriTrypDB/GeneDB-style sysID: LpmP.23.1860), with protein sequence MSVPKKIYIAGPAVFHLDHGDAYYTKVRALLKEKGVVPLIPVDNTVSGALNIRNSNLEMIQACDAVIADLSPFRSKEPDCGTAFELGYAAALGKVLLTFSTDTRSMVEKYGGQMAEGLSVEDFGLPFNLMLHNGTDVFDSFEAAFGHFSEKLLSQ
- a CDS encoding histone H4 (TriTrypDB/GeneDB-style sysID: LpmP.23.1870); this translates as MIIFCLALYHNSLFTSTLTTMAKGKRSADAKGSQKRQKKVLRDNIRGITRGCIRRMARRGGVKRISGDLYEEMRRVLKVYVEDIVRCSTAYTEYARKKTVTASDVVNALRKRGHILYGYA